The region GACAAGTTCGAATACAAACGCGGATATAAATTCAGCACATATGCAACATGGTGGATAAGGCAGGCGATCACAAGGGCACTTGCGGATCAGTCGAGAACAATCAGGATCCCTGTACATATGGTCGAAACCATCAATAAGATCACGAAAGTATCAAGAGAGCTTGTACAGGATCTCGGCCGGGAGCCGACATCCCGTGAAATAGCAGATAAACTGAAACTTCCTGTCGAAAAGGTTGACGGTATACTGAGGATATCAAAAGAGCCGATTTCTCTCGAAACACCCGTCGGAGAGGAAGACAGCCATCTGATGGACTTCATAGAGGATAAGGCAATGCTCTCGCCTCTTGATTTTGCCATCAAGGACGATATGAAAAACAAGATAAACAAGATATTATGCTCCCTGCCACCCAAAGAGGAGAAGATCATCAGGAAGAGATTCGGCATCGGTGTGGATGTGCCTCTCACGCTTGAGGAAGTGGGCAATGAGTTTGAAGTGACACGCGAAAGAATACGACAGATAGAAGTAAAAGCAATAAGAAAGCTGAAACACCCTTCAAGAAGCAAATGGCTGAGAGAATTTATCGAAAAACCTTGACCTACAATTTACTCAAGGTATATAATATAAAGTTATAAGTTGTCAGGGGGAAAAAGCCGGCGCCTGTATATAATGTGCGGTTTTCTCTGAGGGCCCATAGCTCAGTTGGTAGAGCTACCGGCTCATAACCGGTTGGTCCCAGGTTCGAGTCCTGGTGGGCCCACCATACTATCTCGGACAGAAGACCGGGAGTTTAACGATCCACAATGAATGAACAACTGGAACGACTGATCATACTTCAGGATATTGATTCGAAAATCATCGCAATAACCCGCCTCTTAGAGGAGTTTCCCTCAAAACTGGCGGAAACTGAATTACCTCTTAGTGCTTCCAAGACCTCTCTCGGCGCGGTCATGAACAAACTCGTTTCCCTTGAAAAGAAGAAACGTGACAGAGAGCAGTCGCTTGACGACGTAGGCGAAAAGATCAAAAAAATGAAGACCCGAACGACAGAGATAAAGACAAATAAGGAATACCAGGCGCTTCTCAAGGAAATCGAGGCAGTTGAACATGAGCGGTCCTCTGCAGAGGATGACCTTCTTGTTATCATGGAGGAAATAGAGAACATCTCAAAACTATCAAAGACAGAAGAAGTGAAATACAATGCAGACAAACAAAGGATCGAAGCACTCAAGAAGAAGTTGGAAGAAGAGAAATCTGTAATCGAAGATGAACTGTCATCAGTGAAGCACTCAAGAAAATCCGTCGCGGGCAGCATTGAAAGCGAATTATACGATCTTTATATCAACCTTCTCAATGCATGCGGCGGAACTGCGGTCACAGCGGCGAAAGGAGAAATCTGTTTGGGATGCAATATGAATATCCCCCCCCAGCTTTTTGTCGAAATAAAGAAGAATGAGGAAATCATTCACTGTCCCCAGTGCCGCAGAATACTTTTCTTCAGGAACAATGAATAGCCTCCTCTTTTTTCTCTGCCACGGCAATCTTTCCATCACTACTCCGATATTTTATCCAGAAATACCTCTTAAAAATATCATTTGAAATTTTTAGTCTTTATTATATAATAATAAAATAAAATTATAAGTCAGAGCAGGTTATGCAGTCGCCCTGCCCGTCTGCATCGGAGAATCTGCATTACCGCAAAAGACAGGAAGCATATCACGCTTTCATCTTTTGCATATGCATCTTTCCGTAATGCTTGAAACGGTCAGGGAGGAAAGTCCGAGCTCAGCAGGGCAAGGCGGTCGCTAGCAGCGACTGGGGGAAACCCTAAGGAAAGTGCCACAGAAAGGGAAACCGCCCCGACGTGAGTCCGGGCAAGGGTGAAAAGGTGAGGCAAGAGCTCACCAGTTGGGATGGCGACATCCCAAGCTTGGAAAACCCCGCCTTGAGCAAGGTTGAATAGGTTCCGCCTTGAGAGGTGCCCCTTCGAATCCCCGAAACCCGGGGAGGCGGAACGGGTAGAAACCGCATGAGTCCGGTAGCAATACCGGGCCTCAGATGAATGACTGCAGCAACAGAACTCGGCTTACGGCCTGCTCTGACTTATTTGATTCTCAGTACAGGACTCTGACGTCATATGCAAAGTTTGTCTTTGGAGGGTACATATGGAAGATCACAAAATGAGAGTCTTCTGCACGGTGGCCGAAACAAAAAGTTTTTCAAAAACATCTGAAATTATTCATCTCACTCAACCCGCTGTCAGCCTTCAGATTCAGGCCCTGGAGGAAAAATACGAAACCAAGCTGTTCGACAGATCGTCAAGCACCGTTACGCTTACCCCTGCAGGTGAAATCCTTTATAAGTATGCAAAAGATATTCTTGGACTTTATGCATCAGCGGAAAAAGCTATCGGAAAACAGACCGGCCTCGTGAAGGGGAGCCTGACAGTCGGTGCAGGTTCAAATATCGGGAATTACATCATGCCAAGTGTTATTACGGACTTCAGGAACACTCATCCCAAGATCAAGATATATCTCCTGGTCGGAAATACAAAAAGGGTCATTGAACTGCTGAATTCAGGAAATATCGATATCGGGCTCGTGGAGGGAGATGTCTCCCGTCAAAGAATGACTGTCAAGAAGCTTCTCTCGGATGAGCTTCTCGTTATCGTTTCTCCCGAACATCACTGGGCAAAGAAAAAGGAAGTCTCCATATCAGATATTGCGAAGGAGCCCTTCATATTCAGAGAACCCGGCTCAGGAACCAGACAGATGATAGAAAAGTTTCTTGCAAGACATGGAATTACGATTCACGACATGAAAGTCTCCATTATCCTCGGCAGCACAGAAGCCATAAAAGACGCTGTTGAAAACGGTCTTGGGATCTCGATCATTTCGCGGTGGGCAGCCCGCAAAGAATACAAATATGGTACTCTTCGCCTTCTCAGCATTAAGGAAGAAAAAATGGTGCGAGATTTCTCCCTGATCATCAACAAAAACTCGGTGTCATCCAACTCCCTTGAAGAATTTCTCTCATTCCTTAAATCCTATCCTTATGACAAGCTGCTGCTATAGCTTCAAAACCGCAGATTAGTCTCTTCTGAATACCCTGTAGTCAATATCCCTGAATATGCAGTTTCTGGCTTCCACCTCTTTCAGCCATTGATACGGGATATTCTCGGAAACAAGCGCCTGATACAGACGGCTGAATCCTGCGATATGTTCTGCAAACCTTTTGCCGGCATACGCCGAGGCAGTATTGTTTTGCATGATAAAGGTCCAGTCACTGTGCTGTGCCAGCAGCACCTCTCTTGCTGCCTGATTAAGTGCTCTGAGCGGAATCCCTTCAGATTCTGTAAACTTTTCTGCAAGACGGGTCATTCTTTCCGCTGCCTTGTGGAGGTGGCGGTATATGTAATCATTTGCACTGTTCAGCCAGACTTCATTAAACCCCCGGTTTCCCCAGCTTGACATGGAAGGCTCGCATTCCTGCATTCCGTTCCGGATGCCGCGGAGGTCAAGGAAATCCGAAGGACTGACCGTACCAAAATTCCTTCGTCTTTTGCCTATCCCCCCGAGCAGAAAGTACAGCCATTCAGGCCCCTCATTCCACCAGTGACCAAAGAGCTCCGCATCATACATTGCAGTGACCACCGGCCTGATCTTCATGGTATCTGAAAGACACCCTATCTGGTACTCCCGTTTCATTATGAAGTTATCCGCATGCTCACGGGCTTTAACCATGGCGTGATCCAGAATATAGGGTTCTTTGAGATCTGTTTTTCCGGTTATGCGGTAATATTTGATTCCCGTAAATGTTCTTGTGCCAAAAGGGCGGAGAAAAGACTCGATATGTTCCAGATCGAGATCAAAGCCCGCATCCCGGTAAAAGTCCCTGTAATGCGCATCGCCCGGATATCCCTGTACAGATGACCAGACCTGTTGTGATGTTTCCGGATCTCTGCCGAATATTGCCAGGCCCGAAGCACACGCAACAGGAGCATACACGCCATGACTCGGTACGGGTTGCCCGTGCATCACGCCGTGCGTATCGAGAAAAAAATACCTTATCCCCTCATCCCTGAGAAATGTATCAATTCCGGGGAAATAGCCGCATTCGGGCAGCCAGAAACCCAAGGGTTGCCTCCCGAAAATTTTCCTGTAGTACCGCGTGCCTATCTTTATCTGCGCTTTCACTGCGCCGGGATACTGTGCCAGATTGGGAAGGAACGCATGTGTCGCCGCAGATGGTATGATCTCAATAACTCCTTCATTCTGCAACGCGCCAAAAGCCGATACAATATCCCGGTTATACACATCTTCAAACAAATTGCTGATGCGCCGAAACCGTTCGTGATACATTCTGGCGACCGGACCGAAATGTACGTCATTCCTGGTTCTCCGGACTTCTTGCTCAGACAATACAACGAGATTCTCGATGTGTCTTTTGTATCTTTCGTTCAGTAGGCTATCCCTCAGCATTTCTGCCAAAGTCGGACTGAGGGAAAGGGTTACTTTGAAGCCAATCCCATCATTTACAAGCCTTGAAAAAGTATCAAGAAGCGGGATATATGTTTCTGTTATTGCCTCATAGAGCCAGTTTTCCTCGAGAAAATATTCGTGCTCAGGATGCCTGACATAGGGCAAATGCGCATGAAGAACCAAACAGAGATAACCCTTATATGCCTTCATTTGACGGTATTCAACGCAACCTTTTCATTCAGGGATTTTTCTGAAAAGATACACTGCAAGTATTCCGGACAACACGGGGATGCTCCAGGTGGCAAGTACCGGTGGAATTACCCGTGCATATCCCATCGAGAGCGTCAATGTATAAAGAAGCCAGTAGACAAAGCTTATGGCTATGCCAAAACCTGCTGCCATAAGACCTCCTCCCACACCGCTCAGCACTGAAAGTGACATCCCGAGGAGCATCATGAAAAAAATTGCTAGGGGATAGGATATCTTGGAGTTCATATCCACAGAAAGCTTCACATCCCTGATACCGGCGGCTTCCAGTTTTTTTGTATACCGGTAGAGCTCTTCCAGCCCCATCTCCTCAGGGCTTTTAATCCATTTGCCAAAAAATTCCGGGGACTCGAGGTGCGGATATATCATCTGAGGGGTCTTTGTTATCCTTCCTTCTGCAAAATCATAGGTAACAACATCATTCAGCGTCCAGACCCCCTTTTCCGGGACCCATACCGCTTCTCCTGCCTCTGTCCGGCCCCTGAGGGATCCGTTTCCGGTCGTAAAGATACTTACTCCTTTGGCAATTCCTTTTTCCGGCTCATACAGTCCAATCCTCACAAGTCTCCCCCCGGTATCCCTGAGCCACAGCGTGCCTTCCTTAAAAGATACCTTATCGTCTTTTTTCATATATGTCATTCTGAACTCAAGCGACCGTTCCGAAAAATACGGGATAATGACCTCTCCTATCAGAAAACCGCACAGGCTCATCAGTAACCCGATGACAATGAACGGGGTAAAAAGTATCTTCAGCCTCCCTCCGGTTGCTTTCACTGCCACCAGCTCTTTATTGCGGGAAGCCTGGCTGAATATGAACAGACTGCAAATAAGCATTGACATGGGAAGAAGATAGTACAGAAATTTAGGCAGGTTCAGAATGGCATATTCAGCAATTCTGATAACGGAAAGGTTGCCTTCTGCAAAATTATCAATCTTGTTGACAAGATCAAGAAGGCTGAAAACCATAGCAATGCCAAAGGCAACTACTCCCAGCATTCCAAGAAATTCCCTGATATAGTAACGAGTGATAATATTCATCTCTGACTTGCTCTTCTGAATATCAGGAAAGCAATCACCCCGAGCACCACGGTCGAAAGCCATGAACCCAAATAATGGTGCAACTTCCCCGCTCTCACAAGATTTTCTCCGTATACAAGCAGCATATAGTATGAGGTAAATACCCCGAGCCCCAGCGCAAGACCGCCGAGTCTTCCTGATTTCCCGGCCATCATCGCCAGCGGCGGTCCGAAAAAAACAAGGATGATGCATAAAAGAGGAAGGGAGAACCTGCGGTGAAATTCGAGATAGATAAATGAAGCGTAATGACTGTCAGTCTGCCTTATCCTCTCCAGCAGTCCCAAGGGAGTGAGTTCTGCCTGTTTTCTTCCCGGAGCATCCGATTTGAGACTCAACATCATGTTATATCTCTTGAAAAACATTTCCGTTGTCGTATCTCCCCGTACTGCGTTCATATACCCATTACTGAGAAGAAAGTTGATAGTGAAATCCTCCTGCACATTTATTGTAGCCTCTTCTGCCATCACCACCACCGGTTCATTCTGATTCCTGCTGTCGTAAATGAAGATTTCGCGCACCGTGTTGTCAGAAGGCTTCTCCTTCACATAAATCAGAACGTCTTTAAATGCGGTATTGAACCTGCCTTCTTCGATCGCAAGCGGAGTGCGCACCTTAATGATATTGGTGATCTTATTCCTTAGTTGCATGCTGCTCAGAGGTCCAAGATAGAAACTGACAGCAACATTCAGCGCAAAACATGCCAACCCGAGCAAAAAAACCGGGATACACAATGACCAGAATCTCATACCGCTTATTCTCATGATGACAAGTTCATTGTCCATATTGAGCCTTCCGTAGACAAATAACGTAGAGAGCAGGAGAGACATCGGTATGGTGAGCAGGAAAAGCTGAGGCTGGAGATACAGGATAATTGCGAGCATGTCCATGACCGAAGTGCCGACACCGGAGAGAAACCTGCTCAGCCTGAGCACCTTCTCCATCAT is a window of Nitrospirota bacterium DNA encoding:
- a CDS encoding selenium metabolism-associated LysR family transcriptional regulator, with translation MEDHKMRVFCTVAETKSFSKTSEIIHLTQPAVSLQIQALEEKYETKLFDRSSSTVTLTPAGEILYKYAKDILGLYASAEKAIGKQTGLVKGSLTVGAGSNIGNYIMPSVITDFRNTHPKIKIYLLVGNTKRVIELLNSGNIDIGLVEGDVSRQRMTVKKLLSDELLVIVSPEHHWAKKKEVSISDIAKEPFIFREPGSGTRQMIEKFLARHGITIHDMKVSIILGSTEAIKDAVENGLGISIISRWAARKEYKYGTLRLLSIKEEKMVRDFSLIINKNSVSSNSLEEFLSFLKSYPYDKLLL
- a CDS encoding LptF/LptG family permease, with product MKIIHRSIGKELVLAFILSLASLNFILMMEKVLRLSRFLSGVGTSVMDMLAIILYLQPQLFLLTIPMSLLLSTLFVYGRLNMDNELVIMRISGMRFWSLCIPVFLLGLACFALNVAVSFYLGPLSSMQLRNKITNIIKVRTPLAIEEGRFNTAFKDVLIYVKEKPSDNTVREIFIYDSRNQNEPVVVMAEEATINVQEDFTINFLLSNGYMNAVRGDTTTEMFFKRYNMMLSLKSDAPGRKQAELTPLGLLERIRQTDSHYASFIYLEFHRRFSLPLLCIILVFFGPPLAMMAGKSGRLGGLALGLGVFTSYYMLLVYGENLVRAGKLHHYLGSWLSTVVLGVIAFLIFRRASQR
- a CDS encoding 1,4-alpha-glucan branching protein domain-containing protein gives rise to the protein MKAYKGYLCLVLHAHLPYVRHPEHEYFLEENWLYEAITETYIPLLDTFSRLVNDGIGFKVTLSLSPTLAEMLRDSLLNERYKRHIENLVVLSEQEVRRTRNDVHFGPVARMYHERFRRISNLFEDVYNRDIVSAFGALQNEGVIEIIPSAATHAFLPNLAQYPGAVKAQIKIGTRYYRKIFGRQPLGFWLPECGYFPGIDTFLRDEGIRYFFLDTHGVMHGQPVPSHGVYAPVACASGLAIFGRDPETSQQVWSSVQGYPGDAHYRDFYRDAGFDLDLEHIESFLRPFGTRTFTGIKYYRITGKTDLKEPYILDHAMVKAREHADNFIMKREYQIGCLSDTMKIRPVVTAMYDAELFGHWWNEGPEWLYFLLGGIGKRRRNFGTVSPSDFLDLRGIRNGMQECEPSMSSWGNRGFNEVWLNSANDYIYRHLHKAAERMTRLAEKFTESEGIPLRALNQAAREVLLAQHSDWTFIMQNNTASAYAGKRFAEHIAGFSRLYQALVSENIPYQWLKEVEARNCIFRDIDYRVFRRD
- the lptG gene encoding LPS export ABC transporter permease LptG; the encoded protein is MNIITRYYIREFLGMLGVVAFGIAMVFSLLDLVNKIDNFAEGNLSVIRIAEYAILNLPKFLYYLLPMSMLICSLFIFSQASRNKELVAVKATGGRLKILFTPFIVIGLLMSLCGFLIGEVIIPYFSERSLEFRMTYMKKDDKVSFKEGTLWLRDTGGRLVRIGLYEPEKGIAKGVSIFTTGNGSLRGRTEAGEAVWVPEKGVWTLNDVVTYDFAEGRITKTPQMIYPHLESPEFFGKWIKSPEEMGLEELYRYTKKLEAAGIRDVKLSVDMNSKISYPLAIFFMMLLGMSLSVLSGVGGGLMAAGFGIAISFVYWLLYTLTLSMGYARVIPPVLATWSIPVLSGILAVYLFRKIPE
- a CDS encoding C4-type zinc ribbon domain-containing protein; the protein is MNEQLERLIILQDIDSKIIAITRLLEEFPSKLAETELPLSASKTSLGAVMNKLVSLEKKKRDREQSLDDVGEKIKKMKTRTTEIKTNKEYQALLKEIEAVEHERSSAEDDLLVIMEEIENISKLSKTEEVKYNADKQRIEALKKKLEEEKSVIEDELSSVKHSRKSVAGSIESELYDLYINLLNACGGTAVTAAKGEICLGCNMNIPPQLFVEIKKNEEIIHCPQCRRILFFRNNE